The bacterium DNA window AGAAGCTCCTGGCGGAGAGCTGAGCTCAGCGGGATCTCTGGATTACGCTCACCAGCAGCGACACGTCCGAGGCGGCGTTGGTGCTGTTCAGGACGTCCTCGACGATCGCCAACCACAGCTGACCGCGGCTGCCCAGAGGTCGGCTGGCACCGAGAGTGCCGTCGATGATCGAGCCGCCGAAGTTCTCGAAGGAGTCGGATGGAAGAGGACTGGGCTCGCGAACGCGAGCCAGTTCGAAGGGCTTGGTGGTGCCTGCCAGCTGAAAATGAAGCGCCCAGGTCGACAGGCGATAGGCGCCGCCCACGTGACCGCTGATCATCGGCGGAGTGTTCAGGCCCACGTCTTCGAACGGGCCGCCGAACGGGAAGGTGGCGTTGAGATTGCCGTGGACCGCCCAGCGTGGCCACCGATAGTCGCTGGCGACACCCACCGATACGTCGACATCACCGCTTCCCATCAAGTAGTCCTTGTCACCTGTCGGCAGCTCGAGGGCGGCTCGCCAGGCGAACGCCGGTCGCCGTCCGGATTGGGCCAGCACGATCCTCTTGAGCGTGATCGCGAGGTCTCCAAGGCCCGAGCGGGGGCCGGGCAGCTCGAAGAAGGTCTCACCGTCGCGTTTCAGCTGGAACCGAAACAGCGCGTTGGCCGGAGATTCCCGCTCGAAGGCTCGTTGCACCTTGAGATCGCCGAGGGAGTCTTCGACCGAGCGAATCGAACCGTCCAGGAGTCCCGTGTGGTACTGGTAGAGGGGAAGCTCGACCCCGAGGTCGAGCTTGTCCGAAAGACCTCGTCGGTAACGCAGGTTGACCCGCGTGATCTCCAAGTTGATCTCGGCGTCGAACTCGCTCGGTGGAAGGTTGCGGATATGGAGAACGTTGGACTCGGATAGATCCACGCCGAACACCGATTCGCCGTGTCTCAGAGTGCCAGCCCCTTCCGGCGCGAGCTGAAAGAAGATCAGGCGGAGTGGAGAGACGGTCCGCAGCGGAACCGGTTCCAGGCGACGGTCGGACGAAGGCTGTTCCGCCGCCGCGGCCGGCGGCAGGCAGAGCACCGCGAGCCAAACGAGGGTCGCGGCCACCGTCGAGCCTGCTTGCAGACGCCGCAGCGATTCTGGTCGGACTAATCTCATTGGTCACGAATAGTAGCAACGGCGCGCGGGGCGCTTCACTCTGCCCGCAGCACCTCAAGCGGCCGCGCCGCGAGCGCCCGGCTGCCGGCCAGGACCGCGGCTGCCGAGGCCAGGGCGACGCGGGTTGCGCCCGGG harbors:
- a CDS encoding DUF3187 family protein, whose product is MRLVRPESLRRLQAGSTVAATLVWLAVLCLPPAAAAEQPSSDRRLEPVPLRTVSPLRLIFFQLAPEGAGTLRHGESVFGVDLSESNVLHIRNLPPSEFDAEINLEITRVNLRYRRGLSDKLDLGVELPLYQYHTGLLDGSIRSVEDSLGDLKVQRAFERESPANALFRFQLKRDGETFFELPGPRSGLGDLAITLKRIVLAQSGRRPAFAWRAALELPTGDKDYLMGSGDVDVSVGVASDYRWPRWAVHGNLNATFPFGGPFEDVGLNTPPMISGHVGGAYRLSTWALHFQLAGTTKPFELARVREPSPLPSDSFENFGGSIIDGTLGASRPLGSRGQLWLAIVEDVLNSTNAASDVSLLVSVIQRSR